From Actinoplanes oblitus, a single genomic window includes:
- the infA gene encoding translation initiation factor IF-1 — protein sequence MPKKDGAIEIEGRVIEPLPNAMFRVELANGHKVLAHISGKMRQHYIRILPEDRVVVELSPYDLTRGRIVYRYK from the coding sequence ATGCCTAAGAAAGACGGAGCCATCGAGATCGAAGGCCGAGTGATCGAGCCCCTGCCGAACGCCATGTTCCGCGTTGAGCTCGCCAATGGTCACAAGGTCCTGGCACACATCTCCGGGAAGATGCGCCAGCACTACATCCGCATCCTTCCCGAGGACAGGGTCGTCGTCGAACTGTCGCCGTACGACCTGACCCGCGGGCGAATCGTCTACCGCTACAAGTAA
- the rpmJ gene encoding 50S ribosomal protein L36, with amino-acid sequence MKVKPSVKRICNNCRIIRRHGRVMVICSTDPRHKQRQG; translated from the coding sequence GTGAAGGTCAAGCCGAGCGTCAAGCGGATCTGCAACAACTGCCGGATCATCCGGCGGCACGGCCGGGTCATGGTCATCTGCTCCACCGACCCGCGCCACAAGCAGCGTCAGGGCTGA
- the rpsM gene encoding 30S ribosomal protein S13 → MARLVGVDLPREKRMEIALTYIFGIGRTRSVEALNATAIDLNKRAKDLTEEELLKLREYIEANFKVEGDLRREVAADIRRKVEIGCYAGIRHRKGLPVRGQRTRTNARTRKGPKRTVAGKKKPGRK, encoded by the coding sequence ATGGCACGTCTCGTCGGCGTCGATCTTCCCCGCGAAAAGCGGATGGAGATCGCGCTCACCTACATCTTCGGGATCGGGCGCACCCGGTCCGTCGAAGCACTGAACGCTACGGCGATCGACCTGAACAAGCGCGCCAAGGACCTCACTGAGGAGGAGCTGCTCAAGCTCCGCGAATACATTGAGGCCAACTTCAAGGTTGAGGGCGACCTGCGCCGCGAGGTCGCCGCGGACATCCGCCGCAAGGTTGAGATCGGCTGCTACGCCGGCATCCGCCACCGCAAGGGCCTGCCCGTGCGGGGTCAGCGGACCCGGACCAACGCTCGTACCCGTAAGGGCCCGAAGCGCACGGTCGCCGGTAAGAAGAAGCCCGGTCGGAAGTAA
- the rpsK gene encoding 30S ribosomal protein S11 produces the protein MPPKARAGAAVKKVRRKERKNVAHGQAHIKSTFNNTIVSITDPTGAVISWASSGQVGFKGSRKSTPFAAQLAAEAAARRAMEHGMRKVDVFVKGPGSGRETAIRSLQAAGLEVGQISDVTPQPHNGCRPPKRRRV, from the coding sequence ATGCCACCGAAGGCACGCGCAGGGGCCGCAGTCAAGAAGGTCCGGCGCAAGGAACGCAAGAACGTCGCCCACGGGCAGGCGCACATCAAGAGCACCTTCAACAACACCATCGTGTCGATCACCGACCCGACCGGTGCGGTCATCTCCTGGGCCTCGTCCGGCCAGGTGGGCTTCAAGGGCTCCCGCAAGTCGACTCCGTTCGCCGCGCAGCTGGCCGCCGAGGCCGCCGCTCGCCGGGCCATGGAGCACGGCATGCGCAAGGTCGACGTGTTCGTCAAGGGCCCCGGTTCCGGCCGGGAGACCGCCATCCGTTCGCTGCAGGCCGCTGGTCTCGAGGTCGGTCAGATCTCCGACGTGACCCCGCAGCCGCACAACGGTTGCCGTCCGCCGAAGCGTCGCCGGGTCTAA
- the rpsD gene encoding 30S ribosomal protein S4 codes for MARYVGADCKRCRREKMKLFLKGSKCDGPKCPFESRPFPPGQHGRGRTKETEYLLQHREKQKARRVYGVLEKQFRGYYEEAVTKPGKTGEVLLQILESRLDNVVYRAGYAASRDAARQLVKHGHFLVNGVKVDIPSYRVKEHDIVTLREKSKEMTPFVVAQAQAGSRPVPAWLEPIPSEMKILIHTLPARAVIDTQVQEQLIVELYSK; via the coding sequence ATGGCTCGTTACGTTGGTGCGGACTGCAAGCGCTGCCGCCGCGAGAAGATGAAGCTGTTCCTCAAGGGCAGCAAGTGCGACGGGCCGAAGTGCCCGTTCGAGTCGCGTCCCTTCCCGCCCGGCCAGCACGGCCGTGGCCGGACCAAGGAGACCGAGTACCTGCTCCAGCACCGCGAGAAGCAGAAGGCCCGCCGCGTCTACGGCGTGCTGGAGAAGCAGTTCCGCGGGTACTACGAGGAGGCTGTCACCAAGCCCGGCAAGACCGGTGAGGTGCTGCTGCAGATCCTCGAGTCGCGTCTGGACAACGTCGTCTACCGGGCCGGTTACGCCGCGTCCCGCGACGCCGCCCGCCAGCTGGTCAAGCACGGCCACTTCCTGGTGAACGGCGTCAAGGTCGACATCCCGTCGTACCGGGTGAAGGAGCACGACATCGTCACGCTCCGGGAGAAGTCGAAGGAGATGACCCCCTTCGTCGTCGCCCAGGCCCAGGCCGGTTCCCGGCCGGTGCCGGCGTGGCTGGAGCCCATCCCGAGCGAGATGAAGATCCTGATCCACACGCTCCCGGCCCGCGCTGTCATCGACACGCAGGTCCAGGAGCAGCTGATCGTGGAGCTTTACTCCAAGTAG
- a CDS encoding DNA-directed RNA polymerase subunit alpha, producing MLISQRPTLSEESLSETRSRFTIEPLEPGFGYTLGNSLRRTLLSSIPGAAVTSIKIDGVLHEFTTIPGVKEDVVELVMNVKELTVSSEHDEPVSMYLRKQGPGDVTAGDIQPPAGVSVHNPDLKLATLNSKGRLDMELTVERGRGYVTAAQNKSAGAEIGRIPVDSIYSPVLKVTYRVEATRVEQRTDFDRLIIDVESKASISPRTALASAGSTLVELFGLCRELDETAEGIDIGPSPQDAQLAADLALPIEELDLTVRSYNCLKREGINSVGELIGRTEADLLDIRNFGQKSIDEVKMKLAGMGLGLKDSAPSFDPAHVVDSFGDVDYDTDDYRETEQL from the coding sequence GTGCTCATCAGCCAGCGGCCGACCCTCTCGGAGGAGTCGCTCAGCGAGACCCGTTCCCGGTTCACCATCGAACCGCTGGAGCCGGGCTTCGGCTACACCCTCGGCAACTCGCTGCGGCGGACCCTGCTGTCGTCCATCCCGGGCGCGGCGGTCACCAGCATCAAGATCGACGGCGTGCTGCACGAGTTCACCACGATCCCCGGTGTCAAGGAGGACGTGGTCGAGCTGGTCATGAACGTCAAGGAACTGACCGTCAGCTCCGAGCACGACGAGCCGGTCAGCATGTACCTGCGCAAGCAGGGCCCTGGCGACGTGACCGCCGGAGACATCCAGCCGCCGGCCGGTGTCTCGGTGCACAACCCCGATCTGAAGCTGGCGACGCTGAACAGCAAGGGCCGGCTCGACATGGAGCTGACCGTGGAGCGTGGCCGTGGCTACGTCACCGCGGCGCAGAACAAGAGCGCGGGCGCGGAGATCGGCCGGATCCCGGTCGACTCGATCTACTCGCCGGTGCTCAAGGTGACCTACCGTGTCGAGGCGACCCGTGTCGAGCAGCGCACCGACTTCGACCGTCTGATCATCGACGTCGAGTCGAAGGCGTCCATCTCGCCGCGGACCGCGCTGGCCTCGGCCGGCTCGACCCTGGTCGAGCTGTTCGGCCTGTGCCGGGAGCTGGACGAGACCGCCGAGGGCATCGACATCGGCCCGTCGCCGCAGGACGCGCAGCTCGCTGCCGACCTGGCTCTCCCGATCGAGGAGCTGGACCTCACCGTCCGGTCGTACAACTGCCTCAAGCGCGAGGGCATCAACTCGGTGGGCGAATTGATAGGGCGTACCGAGGCCGACCTTCTGGACATCCGGAACTTCGGCCAGAAGTCCATCGACGAGGTCAAGATGAAGCTCGCCGGAATGGGCCTGGGCCTCAAGGACAGCGCGCCGTCCTTCGACCCGGCGCACGTCGTGGACTCGTTCGGCGACGTGGACTACGACACCGACGATTACCGCGAGACCGAGCAGCTCTAA
- the rplQ gene encoding 50S ribosomal protein L17 yields MPTPTKGARLGGSPAHEKLIMANLATELFRHGKIKTTETKAKRLRPLAEQLITKAKRGDLHARRRVLATVKDKDVVYALFEQIAPRYTGRPGGYTRITKTGPRKGDAAPMAIIELVEEAPVAATTAPAAKSAARKATAQQDKVEALAPEETVPAVADDQDAEPPVNASGDKGAEGPGDQAEGDDTAKA; encoded by the coding sequence ATGCCCACGCCCACGAAGGGTGCCCGCCTCGGCGGCAGCCCGGCACACGAGAAGCTCATCATGGCGAACCTGGCCACCGAGCTCTTCCGGCACGGGAAGATCAAGACCACCGAGACCAAGGCGAAGCGGCTGCGCCCGCTGGCTGAGCAGCTCATCACGAAGGCCAAGCGGGGCGACCTGCACGCCCGTCGCCGGGTGCTGGCCACCGTGAAGGACAAGGACGTCGTGTACGCCCTGTTCGAGCAGATCGCTCCGCGGTACACCGGTCGCCCCGGTGGCTACACCCGGATCACCAAGACCGGCCCGCGCAAGGGCGACGCCGCTCCGATGGCGATCATCGAGCTGGTCGAGGAGGCTCCGGTCGCGGCCACCACCGCGCCGGCCGCCAAGTCCGCCGCTCGCAAGGCCACCGCGCAGCAGGACAAGGTCGAGGCTCTGGCCCCGGAGGAGACGGTTCCGGCCGTCGCCGACGACCAGGACGCCGAGCCTCCGGTCAACGCCTCCGGCGACAAGGGCGCCGAGGGCCCCGGTGACCAGGCCGAGGGCGACGACACCGCCAAGGCCTGA
- the truA gene encoding tRNA pseudouridine(38-40) synthase TruA: MTETIRLRLDVSYDGRDFSGWAAQPGRRTVAGVLVEALHRVLGASGADWPLGLTVAGRTDAGVHATGQVCHIELPAERYAELAGSLPRRLSALMPPDARVKGVLPVPDSFDARFSATFRRYEYRVCDDGWGPEPLRRYDTLGWPRPLDLDRLNAAAAGLLGEHDFAAFCKRKEHATTIRAINRLDWRRDADRTLVATVQADAFCQAMVRSLVGAMLAVGEGRREPDWPAKLLTLRERSSEVTVAPAHGLTLVAVGYPAEAEYAARADATRRLRA, encoded by the coding sequence ATGACGGAAACCATCCGCCTACGACTGGACGTCTCGTACGACGGCCGGGACTTCTCCGGCTGGGCGGCGCAGCCTGGACGCCGTACCGTAGCCGGGGTTCTGGTCGAGGCCTTGCACCGCGTCCTCGGCGCCTCGGGCGCGGACTGGCCGCTGGGCCTGACGGTGGCCGGTCGGACCGACGCCGGGGTGCACGCCACCGGCCAGGTGTGCCACATCGAGTTGCCCGCCGAGCGCTACGCGGAGCTGGCCGGCTCGCTGCCGCGCCGGCTGAGCGCGCTGATGCCGCCGGATGCCCGGGTCAAGGGCGTGCTGCCGGTGCCGGACAGCTTCGACGCCCGGTTCTCGGCCACCTTCCGCCGCTACGAGTACCGGGTCTGTGACGACGGCTGGGGACCGGAGCCGCTGCGGCGTTACGACACCCTCGGCTGGCCGCGTCCGCTCGACCTGGACCGGCTCAACGCCGCCGCCGCCGGGCTGCTCGGCGAGCACGACTTCGCGGCGTTCTGCAAGCGCAAGGAGCACGCCACCACGATCCGCGCGATCAACCGGTTGGACTGGCGCCGGGACGCGGACCGTACGCTGGTCGCCACCGTGCAGGCCGACGCCTTCTGCCAGGCCATGGTCCGCAGCCTGGTCGGTGCGATGCTCGCCGTGGGCGAGGGCCGCCGCGAGCCGGACTGGCCGGCCAAGCTGCTCACCCTGCGGGAACGCTCCAGCGAGGTGACTGTCGCTCCGGCGCACGGCCTGACGCTGGTCGCTGTCGGCTACCCGGCCGAGGCCGAATACGCGGCCCGCGCCGACGCCACCCGCCGCCTGCGCGCCTGA
- a CDS encoding class I SAM-dependent methyltransferase, with product MTAEHYFSTDPDAPMRRGEIEFSVAGRDYRLAVASGVFSAGRLDPGTAVLLRKAGLPTGDTGGALLDLGCGYGPITCVLATEAPGATVHAIDVNSRARELTAENAASLGLADRVRVSSPEDVPADVTFTQIWSNPPTHVGKAELHALMERWLPRLAPAGVAWLVINRNLGGDSLHTWLVAKGWQVERIASQRGFRVLKVTGKPAAI from the coding sequence GTGACCGCCGAGCATTACTTCAGCACCGACCCGGACGCCCCGATGCGCCGGGGTGAGATCGAGTTCAGCGTGGCCGGCCGGGACTACCGGCTCGCCGTCGCCTCCGGGGTGTTCTCCGCCGGCCGGCTCGACCCGGGCACCGCGGTGCTGCTGCGCAAGGCCGGCCTGCCGACCGGTGACACCGGGGGTGCGCTGCTCGACCTCGGCTGCGGTTACGGCCCGATCACCTGCGTGCTGGCCACCGAGGCGCCAGGGGCGACCGTCCACGCGATCGACGTGAACTCCCGCGCTCGCGAGCTGACCGCCGAGAACGCCGCGAGTCTCGGGCTGGCCGACCGGGTCCGGGTGAGTTCGCCGGAGGACGTCCCGGCCGATGTCACCTTCACCCAGATCTGGAGCAACCCGCCCACCCACGTCGGCAAGGCCGAGCTGCACGCGCTGATGGAGCGCTGGCTGCCCCGGCTCGCCCCGGCTGGCGTGGCCTGGCTGGTGATCAACCGGAACCTGGGCGGTGACTCCCTGCACACCTGGCTCGTCGCGAAGGGTTGGCAGGTCGAGCGGATCGCCAGCCAGCGAGGTTTTCGGGTGCTCAAGGTGACCGGAAAACCGGCTGCCATCTGA
- a CDS encoding ABC-F family ATP-binding cassette domain-containing protein gives MGYVDVAGVGFVLPDGRELFTDVSFRVGEGAKVALVGPNGAGKTTLLRTVAGDIPAQSGTVARSGGLGVMRQFIGMIGDDRTLEDLALSLVAPPLREAGLALRLATERLDDTEKSQIAYANALATWGEVGGYDAEVLFDTVAVAILGKPWDEARSRIVRTLSGGEQKRFALDLLLRGGDEVLLLDEPDNFLDVPAKRWLEQRIRESNKSVLYISHDRELLAQTADRVVAVEGGGAWTHPGGFASWHEARSNRHERMEELRRRWDEEHEKLRELVFTLKNKAAFNDGLASRYQAAQTRLRKFEEAGPPPLPPKDQSVRMNLRGGRTGKRSVICENLELEDLTFPFDLEIWYGDRVAVLGANGTGKSHFLRLLAAGGSEPDLEHQPVDGAPLTPVRHHGVARLGARVRPGHFSQTHDRPELVDKTLVEILWRGDEHRSGMDRAGSMKHLSRYELSAQGDQRFGTLSGGQQARFLVLLLELSGATLLLLDEPTDNLDLASAEALEEGLKGFEGTVIAVTHDRWFTRSFDRFVLFRSDNEVVEVPEPVWDVR, from the coding sequence ATGGGTTACGTGGATGTCGCCGGCGTCGGTTTCGTGCTGCCCGACGGGCGGGAGCTCTTCACCGACGTGTCGTTCCGGGTCGGCGAGGGCGCCAAGGTCGCCCTGGTCGGGCCGAACGGGGCGGGCAAGACCACCCTGCTGCGGACGGTGGCCGGGGACATCCCGGCGCAGAGCGGGACTGTCGCGCGCTCCGGCGGGCTCGGTGTGATGCGCCAGTTCATCGGCATGATCGGCGACGACCGGACGCTGGAGGACCTGGCCCTGTCGCTGGTCGCGCCGCCGCTGCGCGAGGCCGGGCTGGCATTGCGGCTCGCGACGGAGCGGCTGGACGACACCGAGAAGAGCCAGATCGCGTACGCGAACGCGCTGGCCACCTGGGGCGAGGTCGGCGGATACGACGCCGAGGTGCTCTTCGACACGGTCGCCGTCGCGATCTTGGGCAAGCCGTGGGACGAGGCTCGCAGCCGGATCGTCCGGACCCTCTCCGGCGGCGAGCAGAAACGCTTCGCCCTCGACCTGCTGCTGCGCGGCGGCGACGAGGTGCTGCTGCTCGACGAGCCGGACAACTTCCTCGACGTGCCCGCCAAACGCTGGCTGGAGCAGCGGATCCGCGAGTCGAACAAGTCGGTGCTCTACATCTCGCACGACCGGGAGCTGCTGGCGCAGACCGCTGACCGGGTGGTCGCCGTCGAGGGCGGTGGCGCGTGGACGCATCCGGGCGGGTTCGCCTCCTGGCACGAGGCCCGGTCGAACCGGCACGAGCGGATGGAGGAGCTGCGCCGCCGCTGGGACGAGGAGCACGAGAAACTCCGCGAGCTGGTCTTCACGCTGAAGAACAAGGCGGCCTTCAACGACGGGCTGGCCTCGCGCTACCAGGCCGCGCAGACCCGGCTGCGCAAGTTCGAGGAGGCCGGCCCGCCGCCGCTGCCGCCCAAGGACCAGTCGGTGCGGATGAACCTGCGCGGCGGCCGTACCGGCAAGCGCTCGGTGATCTGCGAGAACCTGGAGCTGGAGGACCTGACGTTCCCGTTCGACCTGGAGATCTGGTACGGCGACCGGGTCGCCGTCCTGGGCGCCAACGGCACCGGCAAGTCGCACTTCCTGCGCCTGCTCGCGGCCGGCGGCAGCGAACCCGACCTGGAGCACCAGCCGGTCGACGGGGCACCGCTCACGCCGGTGCGGCACCACGGTGTCGCACGTCTCGGCGCGCGGGTGCGGCCCGGCCACTTCTCGCAGACCCACGACCGCCCCGAGCTGGTGGACAAGACGCTCGTCGAGATCCTCTGGCGGGGTGACGAGCACCGCTCCGGGATGGACCGCGCCGGCTCGATGAAACACCTGAGCCGGTACGAGCTCTCGGCGCAGGGCGACCAGCGGTTCGGCACCCTCTCCGGCGGTCAGCAGGCGCGGTTCCTGGTGCTGCTGCTGGAGCTGTCCGGGGCGACGCTGCTGCTGCTCGACGAGCCGACCGACAACCTCGACCTGGCCTCGGCGGAGGCGCTGGAGGAGGGATTGAAGGGCTTCGAGGGCACCGTGATAGCCGTCACCCACGACCGCTGGTTCACCAGGTCCTTCGATCGTTTCGTGCTGTTCAGGAGCGACAACGAGGTGGTCGAGGTCCCCGAACCGGTCTGGGACGTTCGCTAG
- a CDS encoding thiamine phosphate synthase, producing the protein MDALSFPRLHVITDDLDVVRGVAQPGVAVQIRIKSNDRFAYAVTVEAVQICRAAGAMCLVNDRIGVALAAGADGVHVGADDLPVHAARRVLGPDAVVGATCRTPEAARAAVAEGASYLGVGPAFATSTKDGLPPPLGPDRVAEVAAAVPGTPVLAIGGITLERAPLLKTHGIAAVAAFTADPRGSAAAFLEVLA; encoded by the coding sequence ATGGACGCATTGTCGTTCCCCAGACTGCACGTCATCACCGACGACCTCGACGTCGTGCGCGGGGTGGCGCAACCCGGCGTGGCGGTGCAGATCAGAATCAAGAGCAACGACCGTTTCGCGTACGCGGTAACCGTCGAAGCCGTCCAGATCTGCCGGGCAGCCGGAGCGATGTGCCTGGTCAACGACCGGATCGGGGTCGCTCTCGCGGCCGGTGCCGACGGCGTGCACGTGGGCGCCGACGACCTGCCCGTCCACGCCGCCCGCCGGGTCCTCGGGCCGGACGCCGTCGTCGGGGCCACCTGCCGCACCCCGGAGGCGGCTCGCGCCGCGGTCGCCGAGGGCGCCTCCTACCTGGGAGTCGGCCCGGCCTTCGCGACGTCCACGAAGGACGGACTCCCGCCACCGCTCGGACCGGACCGGGTGGCGGAGGTCGCCGCCGCGGTGCCCGGCACCCCGGTGCTGGCGATCGGCGGCATCACCCTGGAACGGGCGCCGCTGCTGAAGACCCACGGGATCGCCGCCGTCGCCGCGTTCACCGCCGACCCGCGGGGCTCGGCCGCCGCGTTCCTCGAGGTCCTGGCATGA
- the thiO gene encoding glycine oxidase ThiO, which yields MRAAVVGGGIIGLSIAAELLRRGADVTVYDPAPEGTEGAWHVAAGMLAPAGESVFEFPQLERLLAASNELWPAFAASLGDVGYDDAGTLGVALTADDVTEMAREWKHQGLSPLTGSQLRELAPSLSPRVRAGVFAPTERQVDPRRVVRALRGMLGGRTVNRFVSDVSEVEADVVVVAAGCGTAGLTGLPIRPVKGQVLRLRGEPGLLRHVIDGAADGRHVYLVPRADGEVVVGATQEERTDSTPTAGGVHDLLRAALDLVPGLAEHELAEVTVGHRPGTPDNAPVLGTLRDNVVVAAGHHRNGILLAPITARLIADLVLTGKTDPIIDDFTPGRFGCA from the coding sequence ATGAGAGCCGCGGTCGTCGGCGGCGGGATCATCGGGCTGAGCATCGCGGCCGAGCTGCTGCGGCGCGGTGCGGACGTCACCGTCTACGACCCGGCGCCGGAGGGCACCGAGGGCGCCTGGCACGTCGCGGCCGGGATGCTGGCACCGGCCGGCGAGTCGGTCTTCGAGTTCCCCCAGCTGGAACGGCTGCTGGCGGCGTCGAACGAGCTGTGGCCGGCGTTCGCCGCGTCGCTCGGTGACGTCGGCTACGACGACGCCGGGACGCTCGGGGTGGCGCTGACCGCTGATGACGTGACCGAGATGGCGCGCGAGTGGAAGCACCAGGGGTTGTCGCCGCTCACCGGCTCGCAGCTCCGGGAGCTCGCCCCCTCGCTCTCGCCCCGAGTGCGGGCCGGTGTCTTCGCGCCGACCGAGCGGCAGGTGGATCCGCGCCGGGTGGTGCGGGCGCTGCGCGGGATGCTCGGCGGGCGTACCGTAAATCGGTTTGTCTCCGACGTGTCCGAAGTGGAAGCCGACGTCGTGGTGGTCGCGGCCGGCTGCGGCACGGCAGGGCTCACCGGGCTGCCGATCCGGCCGGTGAAAGGCCAGGTGCTGCGCCTGCGAGGCGAGCCGGGACTGCTCCGGCACGTGATCGACGGGGCCGCCGACGGCCGGCACGTCTACCTGGTCCCGCGCGCCGACGGTGAGGTCGTGGTCGGCGCCACCCAGGAGGAACGCACCGACAGCACGCCCACCGCCGGCGGCGTCCACGATCTGTTGCGCGCCGCCCTGGACCTGGTACCCGGCCTGGCCGAGCACGAGCTCGCCGAGGTCACCGTCGGGCACCGCCCCGGCACCCCGGACAACGCGCCGGTCCTCGGCACTCTCCGCGACAACGTGGTCGTCGCCGCCGGGCACCACCGCAACGGCATCCTGCTCGCACCGATCACCGCGAGGCTGATCGCCGACCTGGTGCTCACCGGCAAGACCGATCCGATCATCGACGACTTCACCCCCGGGAGGTTCGGATGCGCCTGA
- the thiS gene encoding sulfur carrier protein ThiS, whose translation MRLTVNGRHQTRPESCSVAVLVAEITDAHRGVAVAVNGSVVPRSTWAQVDLADGDAVEVLTAAQGG comes from the coding sequence ATGCGCCTGACCGTCAACGGCCGGCACCAGACCCGGCCCGAGTCCTGCTCGGTCGCCGTACTGGTAGCGGAGATCACCGACGCGCACCGCGGTGTCGCGGTCGCCGTCAACGGCTCGGTAGTCCCACGATCCACCTGGGCACAGGTCGACCTCGCCGACGGCGACGCGGTCGAGGTGCTCACCGCGGCGCAGGGCGGCTGA